A section of the Mesorhizobium loti genome encodes:
- a CDS encoding ParB-like protein — MIDPREPIVTPVPVEDLRPTQITVGMREVALKRQMIREQDAKKKTGAFLGRHMVPVVLGPKNRNYVTDHHHLARALLEEGVKDVLVTVISDLSALDKDAFLFVLDNRGWMHPFDENGRRRDYSAIPKTIGELIDDPYRSMAGELRRQGGFAKDTTPFSEFIWADFLRRRIDRNAVAKNFDKAMKEALTLAKGKDADYLPGWCGPTSD, encoded by the coding sequence ATGATCGACCCCCGAGAACCCATTGTCACGCCGGTTCCCGTCGAGGACTTGCGGCCGACGCAGATAACGGTCGGCATGCGGGAAGTTGCGTTGAAACGCCAGATGATCCGGGAACAGGACGCCAAGAAGAAGACCGGCGCTTTTCTCGGCAGACACATGGTGCCCGTCGTATTGGGTCCCAAAAATCGAAACTACGTCACCGATCACCATCACCTCGCTCGCGCCCTGCTCGAAGAAGGCGTCAAGGACGTGCTAGTGACCGTGATCAGCGACCTGTCCGCGCTTGACAAGGACGCGTTTCTTTTCGTGCTCGACAACAGAGGCTGGATGCACCCGTTCGATGAGAACGGCCGCCGCCGCGACTACTCGGCAATTCCAAAGACAATCGGCGAGTTGATCGATGATCCCTATAGAAGCATGGCCGGCGAGTTGCGCCGGCAAGGCGGCTTCGCCAAGGACACGACGCCGTTCAGCGAATTCATCTGGGCGGATTTCCTTCGCCGGCGCATCGATCGCAATGCGGTTGCGAAGAATTTCGACAAGGCGATGAAGGAGGCGTTGACGCTCGCCAAGGGCAAGGACGCGGACTATCTGCCGGGCTGGTGCGGACCGACCTCGGATTGA
- a CDS encoding SulP family inorganic anion transporter: MNRSRWLPLRALSGWQPRDLNGDLVAGLTLAAIAIPEQMATARLGGFAPEVGFFAFVAGSVAFALFGANRHLSVGADSTITPLFAGSLALLATSGSPHYLALAAMLALMVGAIVTLSGIFRLGWIADLLSVPVTTGFLAGIAVHIIVSQMPGLLGLPAESGETLRRIGEIAGSLHLTNPWALGLGLGVFAIVFCSERISARIPGALIGMVLATLAVVAFDLGDRGVEVLGALPNGLPRAYLPEAGLKDVQALVPLALLIAIVVMVQTAATSRSFASQPDDAPDVNRDFVGAGAGSIASGLFGAFAVNASPPRTAIVSQSGGRSQLSGLIAAAIVLALGAFGGSLLANVPQAALAGVLMFVAQHILRWKVFASVYRQAPVEFALILITMAAIVVLPIETGVAVGIGLSLLHGIWSATQTQPIELEQVPGTSVWWPPGKPGAGEQLPGVLVAAFQAPLSFVNADRFKRGLCDLVDARNETVKLVVLEASNIVEIDYTAAQALIDTILHCRKAGAVFAIARLESLRAQAALARFGIAEMVGTKHIFHSVDAAIKSLGPGQQQQQEQDGVP, encoded by the coding sequence ATGAATCGGAGCCGCTGGCTGCCTTTGCGAGCGTTGAGCGGCTGGCAGCCTCGGGATCTCAATGGCGATCTGGTCGCGGGTTTGACACTGGCCGCGATCGCCATTCCCGAGCAGATGGCAACGGCCCGGCTCGGCGGCTTTGCTCCCGAGGTCGGGTTCTTCGCTTTTGTCGCCGGTTCGGTGGCGTTTGCCCTGTTTGGCGCCAATCGCCACCTCTCGGTTGGAGCGGATTCGACCATCACGCCACTGTTTGCCGGCAGCCTGGCGCTGCTCGCCACATCCGGCTCGCCGCATTATCTGGCCCTGGCAGCCATGCTGGCCTTGATGGTCGGGGCGATCGTGACGCTGAGCGGCATCTTTCGCCTCGGCTGGATCGCCGATCTCCTCTCGGTGCCGGTCACAACTGGCTTTTTGGCCGGCATCGCCGTCCACATCATCGTCTCGCAAATGCCAGGGCTGCTCGGCCTGCCTGCCGAGAGCGGTGAGACCTTGCGGCGTATCGGCGAGATTGCCGGCAGTCTCCATCTCACCAATCCCTGGGCCCTCGGGCTCGGCCTCGGCGTGTTCGCGATCGTGTTCTGCTCGGAACGGATCAGCGCCCGCATCCCTGGCGCCCTGATCGGCATGGTGCTTGCCACGCTTGCGGTCGTCGCCTTCGACCTCGGGGATCGCGGCGTCGAGGTGCTTGGCGCGCTGCCAAACGGTCTGCCGCGAGCCTACTTGCCGGAGGCCGGCCTCAAAGATGTGCAGGCGCTCGTTCCGCTGGCTCTGCTGATCGCCATCGTCGTCATGGTGCAGACGGCCGCCACCTCGCGTTCCTTTGCCTCGCAACCGGACGATGCACCCGACGTCAACCGCGATTTCGTCGGCGCCGGCGCCGGCAGCATCGCGTCCGGCCTGTTCGGCGCCTTTGCCGTCAACGCCAGCCCGCCGCGCACGGCAATCGTTTCCCAGTCGGGCGGCCGCTCGCAACTGTCCGGCCTCATTGCCGCGGCCATCGTGCTGGCGCTCGGCGCCTTCGGCGGCAGTCTGCTCGCCAATGTTCCGCAGGCAGCCCTTGCCGGCGTCCTGATGTTCGTTGCCCAGCACATACTGCGATGGAAGGTGTTCGCCAGCGTCTACCGGCAGGCGCCGGTCGAATTCGCCTTGATCCTGATCACGATGGCGGCGATCGTCGTGTTACCTATCGAGACCGGCGTGGCAGTCGGCATCGGCCTGTCGCTGTTGCACGGGATCTGGAGCGCAACCCAGACGCAGCCGATCGAGCTCGAACAAGTGCCGGGGACCTCCGTCTGGTGGCCGCCCGGCAAGCCAGGTGCCGGCGAGCAGCTCCCAGGCGTTCTGGTCGCGGCCTTCCAGGCGCCGCTGTCCTTCGTCAATGCCGACCGTTTCAAGCGCGGCCTTTGCGATCTCGTCGATGCCAGGAACGAAACAGTGAAACTGGTCGTGCTGGAGGCCAGCAATATCGTCGAAATCGACTACACCGCCGCCCAGGCCCTGATCGACACCATCCTTCATTGCCGCAAGGCGGGCGCGGTCTTTGCAATCGCGCGTCTGGAATCGCTGCGCGCCCAGGCGGCCCTGGCGCGGTTCGGCATCGCTGAAATGGTCGGCACGAAACACATATTCCACAGCGTCGACGCGGCGATCAAATCACTTGGTCCGGGGCAACAGCAGCAGCAAGAACAGGATGGAGTGCCATGA
- the gyrA gene encoding DNA gyrase subunit A, which yields MTDQKTPRGADGGPTGIEPISIIEEMQSSYLSYAMSVIVSRALPDVRDGLKPVHRRILYAAHESGYHWNRKYVKSARPVADVMGKYHPHGDASIYDALVRMAQDWSLRVPLIDGQGNFGSIDGDPPAAMRYTESRLTKVAHELLEDIDKDTVDFQDTYDASDTEPKVLPARFPNLLVNGSGGIAVGMATNIPPHNLGEVCNGAIAVIDNPAIDLPALMEIIPGPDFPTGGIVLGRSGIYSAYSTGRGSIVMRGKVNIEQRGNDRESIIITEVPYQVNKASMIEKMAELVRDKRIEGISDIRDESDRQGYRVVIELKRDAVADVILNQLYRFTPLQSSFGANMVALNGGKPELLTLTDMLKAFVSFREEVITRRTKFLLRKARDRAHVLVGLAIAVANIDEVIKLIRTAPDPQTAREQLMERRWPAGDVESLILLIDDPRHRINEDGTYNLSEEQARAILELRLQRLTALGRDEIADELNTIGDEIKDYLDILSSRARVQQIVKDELAAVRDEFGTPRRTELTDGGADMEDEDLIQREDMVVTVSHSGYIKRVPLSLYRAQRRGGKGRSGMSTKEEDFVTRLFVANTHTPVLFFSSRGIVYKEKVWRLPIGNPQSRGKALINMLPLEQGERITTIMPLPEDETSWGELDVMFATTRGTVRRNKLSDFVQVNRNGKIAMKLEEEGDEILGVETCTDNDDVLLTASSGQCIRFSVGDVRVFQSRNSVGVRGITMAETDRIISMSVIESVDASPAERAAYLKRAAAERRLAAGIAAGEEEEIALTNEEVGEETELSDERYEFLKAHEQYVLTVTEYGYGKRSSSYDFRLTGRGGKGIRATDVSKAAEIGRLVATFPVGNDDQIMLVSDGGTVIRVPVNGIRFASRATKGVTIFNTAEGEKVVSVERISEPQADEESEEAVEGGVESGPVTATGSDGPE from the coding sequence TTGACCGACCAAAAGACACCGCGCGGCGCCGACGGCGGCCCTACCGGCATCGAGCCCATCTCCATCATCGAGGAGATGCAGAGCTCGTATCTCTCGTACGCCATGAGCGTGATCGTCAGCCGTGCGCTGCCCGATGTGCGCGATGGCCTGAAGCCTGTCCATCGCCGCATCCTCTACGCGGCGCATGAGAGCGGCTACCACTGGAACCGCAAATATGTGAAGTCGGCGCGCCCGGTGGCCGACGTGATGGGTAAATACCATCCGCATGGCGACGCCTCGATCTATGATGCCTTGGTACGCATGGCGCAGGATTGGTCGCTGCGCGTGCCGCTGATCGACGGGCAGGGCAATTTCGGCTCGATCGACGGCGATCCGCCGGCGGCGATGCGCTACACCGAGTCGCGGCTGACCAAGGTCGCGCATGAACTGCTGGAGGATATCGACAAGGACACCGTCGATTTCCAGGACACTTATGATGCCTCGGACACCGAGCCGAAGGTCCTGCCGGCGCGCTTTCCCAATCTGCTGGTCAATGGCTCCGGCGGTATCGCCGTCGGCATGGCCACCAACATCCCGCCGCACAATCTTGGCGAAGTCTGCAATGGCGCCATCGCCGTCATCGACAATCCGGCGATTGACCTGCCGGCGCTGATGGAGATCATTCCGGGCCCTGATTTCCCGACCGGCGGCATCGTGCTCGGCCGTTCCGGCATCTACAGCGCCTATTCGACCGGCCGTGGCTCCATCGTGATGCGCGGCAAGGTCAACATCGAGCAGCGCGGCAATGACCGTGAATCGATCATCATCACCGAGGTTCCCTACCAGGTGAACAAGGCCTCGATGATCGAGAAGATGGCCGAGCTGGTGCGCGACAAGCGCATCGAGGGCATTTCCGACATCCGTGACGAAAGCGACCGCCAGGGCTATCGCGTCGTCATCGAGCTGAAGCGCGACGCCGTCGCCGATGTCATCCTCAACCAGCTTTACCGGTTCACGCCGCTGCAGTCTTCTTTCGGCGCCAATATGGTGGCGCTGAATGGCGGCAAGCCGGAACTGCTGACCCTGACCGACATGCTGAAGGCGTTCGTCTCCTTCCGCGAAGAGGTCATCACAAGGCGGACGAAATTCCTGCTGCGCAAGGCGCGAGACCGCGCGCATGTGCTGGTTGGTCTCGCCATCGCCGTTGCCAATATCGACGAGGTCATCAAGCTGATCCGCACCGCGCCGGATCCGCAGACGGCGCGCGAGCAGTTGATGGAGCGGCGCTGGCCCGCGGGTGATGTCGAATCGCTGATTCTTCTGATCGACGATCCGCGCCACCGCATCAACGAGGACGGCACCTACAATCTCTCCGAGGAGCAGGCGCGCGCCATTCTTGAGTTGCGCCTGCAGCGCCTGACCGCGCTCGGCCGCGATGAAATCGCCGACGAGTTGAACACGATCGGCGACGAGATCAAGGACTACCTCGACATCCTGTCGTCGCGCGCGCGTGTCCAGCAGATCGTCAAGGACGAACTCGCCGCAGTGCGCGACGAGTTCGGTACGCCACGCCGCACCGAACTCACCGACGGCGGCGCGGACATGGAAGACGAGGACCTGATCCAGCGTGAGGACATGGTCGTGACGGTGAGCCACTCCGGCTACATCAAGCGCGTGCCGCTGTCGCTGTACCGGGCGCAGCGCCGCGGCGGCAAGGGCCGCTCCGGCATGTCGACCAAGGAAGAGGATTTCGTCACCCGGCTGTTCGTGGCCAACACGCATACGCCGGTACTGTTCTTCTCTTCACGCGGCATCGTCTACAAGGAAAAGGTCTGGCGGCTGCCGATCGGCAATCCGCAATCACGCGGCAAGGCGCTGATCAACATGCTTCCGCTGGAGCAGGGCGAGCGCATCACCACGATCATGCCGCTGCCCGAGGACGAAACGAGCTGGGGCGAACTCGACGTGATGTTCGCCACCACGCGCGGCACCGTGCGCCGCAACAAGCTGTCCGATTTCGTCCAGGTCAACCGCAATGGCAAGATCGCCATGAAACTGGAGGAGGAAGGCGACGAGATCCTCGGCGTCGAGACCTGCACCGACAATGACGACGTGCTTTTGACCGCGAGTTCCGGCCAGTGCATCCGCTTCTCGGTCGGCGACGTGCGCGTGTTCCAGAGCCGCAACTCTGTCGGCGTGCGCGGCATCACCATGGCCGAGACCGACCGCATCATCTCCATGTCGGTGATCGAGAGTGTCGATGCGTCGCCGGCCGAACGCGCCGCCTATCTCAAGCGGGCAGCAGCCGAACGGCGGCTTGCCGCCGGTATCGCGGCCGGCGAAGAGGAAGAAATCGCGCTGACCAATGAAGAGGTCGGCGAGGAGACGGAGCTTTCCGACGAGCGCTACGAGTTCCTCAAGGCGCACGAGCAGTACGTGCTGACGGTTACCGAATACGGCTACGGCAAGCGCTCGTCTTCCTACGATTTCCGTCTGACCGGACGCGGTGGCAAGGGCATCCGGGCCACCGACGTGTCGAAGGCGGCCGAGATCGGCCGGCTGGTGGCGACCTTCCCGGTCGGGAATGACGACCAGATCATGCTGGTGTCGGATGGCGGGACCGTCATCCGGGTGCCGGTCAACGGCATCCGTTTCGCCAGCCGCGCCACCAAGGGCGTGACCATCTTCAATACGGCTGAGGGTGAGAAGGTGGTTTCTGTCGAGCGGATCTCGGAGCCGCAAGCGGACGAGGAGAGCGAAGAGGCCGTCGAGGGTGGCGTAGAGTCCGGTCCGGTGACGGCTACTGGCTCGGATGGTCCCGAGTAA
- the coaD gene encoding pantetheine-phosphate adenylyltransferase has protein sequence MTERIALYAGSFDPLTNGHLDVLKASLAVADIVYAAIGIHPGKKPLFSFEERVQLIEAATKAEFGSDGARIRVVAFDGLVIDAARKQGASIMIRGLRDGTDLDYEMQMAGMNETMAPELQTVFLPASPSVRTITATLVRQIASMGGNIRPFVPAAVAGALTAKFAK, from the coding sequence ATGACCGAACGCATCGCCCTTTATGCCGGCTCCTTCGACCCGCTGACCAACGGCCATCTCGATGTGCTGAAGGCGTCGCTGGCGGTTGCCGACATCGTCTATGCCGCGATTGGCATTCATCCCGGCAAGAAGCCGCTGTTCTCCTTCGAGGAACGGGTCCAGTTGATCGAAGCCGCCACGAAAGCCGAATTTGGCAGCGATGGCGCCCGCATCCGGGTGGTCGCCTTCGACGGGCTTGTCATCGATGCTGCGAGGAAGCAGGGCGCCTCGATCATGATCCGCGGGCTACGCGACGGTACCGATCTCGACTACGAGATGCAGATGGCCGGCATGAACGAGACCATGGCGCCTGAATTGCAGACGGTCTTTCTGCCCGCCAGCCCGTCGGTGCGCACCATTACCGCCACACTTGTACGGCAGATAGCCTCGATGGGCGGCAACATCCGCCCCTTCGTGCCGGCGGCAGTTGCTGGCGCGCTCACCGCCAAATTCGCGAAATAA
- a CDS encoding peptidylprolyl isomerase: MIITLKDGDVTIALRPDLAPKHVAQIKKLVRDHAYDNVAFHRVIDGFMAQTGDVKFGNMKKGFNSQAVGTGGSDLPDLPAEFSQTEHYKRGVVGMARSQDPNSANSQFFIMFAPAPPLDGQYTIVGNVVSGMELVDKIKKGDEADNGTVTDPDRMIKVRIAADK, encoded by the coding sequence ATGATCATCACGCTGAAGGACGGCGACGTCACGATCGCGCTGCGGCCCGACCTGGCGCCCAAGCATGTCGCGCAGATCAAGAAGCTCGTGCGTGACCATGCCTATGACAATGTCGCCTTCCACCGCGTGATCGACGGCTTCATGGCGCAGACCGGCGACGTCAAGTTCGGCAACATGAAGAAGGGTTTCAACTCGCAGGCCGTCGGCACCGGCGGTTCGGACCTGCCGGACCTGCCTGCCGAGTTCTCTCAGACCGAGCACTACAAGCGCGGCGTGGTCGGCATGGCCCGCTCGCAGGATCCGAACTCCGCCAATTCGCAGTTCTTCATCATGTTCGCGCCGGCGCCGCCGCTCGACGGCCAGTACACCATCGTCGGCAACGTCGTCAGCGGCATGGAACTGGTGGACAAGATCAAGAAGGGTGACGAGGCCGACAACGGTACGGTTACCGACCCGGACCGGATGATCAAGGTGCGCATCGCCGCGGACAAATAA
- a CDS encoding peptidylprolyl isomerase has product MAEIKDRENALILETTKGKVVIELFPDLAPGHVARIKELAREGAYDGVVFHRVIDGFMAQTGDVKFGNSNKPTFAPSRAGMGGSDKPDLKAEFSNANHGRGTCSMARAQNPNSANSQFFICFDDAAFLNRQYTVWGQVIEGMDNVDKIKRGEPVVDPDKIVSLKVAADVK; this is encoded by the coding sequence ATGGCTGAGATCAAGGACCGCGAGAACGCGCTCATCCTGGAAACGACCAAGGGCAAGGTCGTCATCGAACTTTTCCCCGACCTGGCTCCGGGCCATGTCGCCCGCATCAAGGAACTGGCCAGGGAAGGCGCTTATGACGGCGTGGTCTTCCACCGCGTCATCGACGGCTTCATGGCGCAGACAGGCGACGTGAAGTTCGGCAATTCGAACAAGCCGACCTTTGCTCCTTCGCGCGCGGGCATGGGCGGTTCCGACAAGCCGGACCTGAAGGCTGAGTTCTCCAACGCCAACCATGGCCGCGGCACCTGCTCGATGGCGCGTGCGCAGAACCCGAACTCTGCCAATTCGCAGTTCTTCATCTGCTTCGACGATGCCGCTTTCCTCAACCGCCAGTATACGGTCTGGGGCCAGGTCATCGAAGGCATGGACAATGTCGACAAGATCAAGCGCGGCGAGCCGGTTGTCGATCCCGACAAGATCGTGTCGCTGAAGGTCGCGGCGGACGTCAAGTAA
- a CDS encoding DMT family transporter, with protein sequence MMGVVWSLLGILSGAFIAIQAPINSQLARGLGLPVAAAAFSFLSGAIVLGIISVTVVKLQGISLDWKAPAPWLFVAGGMLGGFYVTLSTILTPRIGAAALMAFLVAGQLLAGMLIDRVGFLGVAVREISLGRVAGAVLLLVGALLVRLY encoded by the coding sequence ATGATGGGCGTCGTCTGGTCGCTTCTCGGCATCCTGTCCGGCGCCTTCATTGCCATTCAGGCCCCGATCAATTCGCAGCTGGCGCGCGGCCTGGGTCTCCCGGTCGCGGCCGCTGCCTTCTCGTTCCTGTCGGGCGCCATCGTGCTCGGCATCATCTCCGTCACGGTGGTGAAGCTGCAAGGAATCTCGCTCGACTGGAAGGCGCCGGCGCCGTGGCTGTTCGTTGCCGGCGGCATGCTCGGCGGATTCTATGTCACGCTCTCCACTATTCTCACGCCGCGCATCGGGGCCGCCGCCTTGATGGCGTTCCTCGTGGCCGGCCAGCTGCTGGCCGGCATGCTTATCGATCGCGTCGGCTTCCTGGGCGTCGCGGTGCGCGAGATCTCGCTAGGCCGGGTCGCCGGCGCGGTGCTGCTGCTGGTCGGGGCGCTGCTCGTCCGGCTCTACTGA
- the queA gene encoding tRNA preQ1(34) S-adenosylmethionine ribosyltransferase-isomerase QueA has protein sequence MRVDLFDFDLPEERIALRPAEPRDSAKMLVVKPGEELEDQAVGDLPSLLRAGDVLVFNDTKVIPAQLKGVRRRGEAAAQVEATLHMRVAPDRWLAFMRPGKRIAAGDRIHFGHDGNSCFLGQLDATVIERGEGGEALLGFDLSGPFLDEALQAVGHIPLPPYIALKRDDDERDRADYQTIYAREEGAVAAPTAGLHFTPELFAALDARGVERHFVTLHVGAGTFLPVKADDTADHKMHAEIGSVSEATADALNAAKARGGRIIAVGTTSLRLLESAAREDGTVPAWSGPTDIFITPGYRFRTADMLMTNFHLPRSTLFMLVSAFSGLDTMRGAYAHAIANRYRFYSYGDASLLFRAEMSDGR, from the coding sequence ATGCGCGTCGATCTCTTCGACTTCGACCTGCCGGAAGAGCGCATCGCGCTCCGCCCGGCGGAGCCGCGCGACAGCGCCAAGATGCTGGTGGTCAAGCCGGGCGAAGAGCTTGAAGACCAGGCGGTTGGCGACCTGCCATCCCTGCTCAGGGCCGGCGATGTGCTGGTGTTCAACGACACCAAGGTCATCCCGGCGCAGCTCAAAGGCGTCAGGCGGCGCGGCGAAGCGGCGGCGCAAGTCGAAGCGACACTGCATATGCGCGTGGCGCCGGACCGTTGGCTGGCCTTCATGCGGCCAGGCAAGCGTATCGCCGCCGGCGACCGCATCCATTTCGGTCATGACGGCAATTCCTGTTTCCTGGGCCAGCTTGATGCCACGGTGATCGAGAGGGGCGAGGGCGGCGAGGCGCTGCTTGGCTTCGACCTGTCGGGGCCTTTCCTCGACGAAGCGCTGCAGGCCGTCGGCCACATCCCGCTGCCTCCCTACATCGCCTTGAAGCGCGACGACGACGAGCGCGACCGCGCCGACTACCAGACCATCTATGCAAGGGAGGAAGGCGCGGTCGCCGCCCCTACCGCGGGCCTGCATTTCACGCCGGAGCTTTTCGCGGCTCTCGACGCCAGGGGTGTCGAACGCCACTTCGTGACCTTGCATGTCGGCGCCGGCACGTTCCTGCCGGTGAAGGCCGACGACACCGCCGACCACAAGATGCATGCCGAGATCGGTTCGGTCAGTGAAGCGACTGCCGACGCGCTTAACGCTGCCAAGGCGAGGGGCGGGCGCATCATTGCCGTTGGCACGACCTCGCTACGCCTGCTGGAGAGTGCCGCGCGTGAAGATGGCACGGTGCCAGCGTGGTCCGGTCCGACCGACATCTTCATCACGCCCGGCTACCGCTTTCGCACGGCCGACATGCTGATGACCAATTTCCATCTGCCGCGCTCGACGCTGTTCATGCTGGTTTCGGCCTTCAGCGGTCTCGACACGATGCGTGGCGCCTATGCGCATGCCATTGCGAACCGGTACAGGTTCTACTCCTATGGAGACGCAAGCCTGCTTTTTCGAGCGGAGATGAGCGATGGACGATGA
- the tgt gene encoding tRNA guanosine(34) transglycosylase Tgt produces the protein MAKPFSFKVLATDGKARRGVIDMPRGEIRTPAFMPVGTGGTVKAMYMEQVRGVGADIILGNTYHLMLRPGAERVARLGGLHEFARWPHPILTDSGGFQVMSLSKLRKLTEKGVTFRSHIDGAAYEMSPERSIEIQGLLDSDIQMQLDECTALPAELKEIERAMELSLRWAERCKVAFGDQPGKAMFGIVQGGDNAALRVRSAQALSAMDLKGYAVGGLAVGEPQAVMLEMLDITCPELPDDKPRYLMGVGTPDDILKSVARGIDMFDCVMPTRAGRHGLAYTRRGKVNLRNARHADDPRPLDEESDCPAARDYSRAYLHHLVRSQEALGAMLLTWNNLSYYQKLMQDIRAGIETGSFETRGAEITEGWARGDIPVL, from the coding sequence ATGGCTAAGCCGTTCAGCTTCAAGGTTCTGGCGACCGACGGCAAGGCGCGGCGCGGTGTCATCGACATGCCGCGTGGCGAAATTCGCACGCCGGCCTTCATGCCCGTCGGCACCGGCGGCACCGTCAAGGCCATGTATATGGAACAGGTGCGCGGCGTCGGCGCCGACATCATCCTGGGCAACACCTATCACCTGATGCTGCGGCCGGGCGCCGAGCGCGTGGCGCGGCTCGGCGGCCTGCATGAATTCGCCCGCTGGCCGCATCCGATCCTGACCGACAGCGGCGGTTTTCAGGTGATGTCACTGTCGAAGCTGAGGAAACTGACCGAAAAAGGCGTCACCTTCCGCTCACATATCGATGGCGCAGCCTACGAGATGTCGCCGGAGCGTTCGATCGAGATTCAAGGCCTGCTTGATTCCGATATCCAGATGCAGCTCGACGAATGCACGGCGCTGCCAGCTGAGTTGAAGGAGATCGAGCGCGCCATGGAGCTGTCGCTGCGCTGGGCCGAGCGCTGCAAGGTGGCGTTCGGCGACCAGCCCGGAAAGGCGATGTTCGGCATCGTGCAGGGCGGCGACAACGCGGCGCTGCGCGTGCGTTCGGCGCAGGCGCTGAGCGCGATGGATCTCAAGGGCTATGCGGTCGGCGGCTTGGCCGTCGGCGAGCCGCAAGCGGTGATGCTCGAGATGCTCGACATCACCTGTCCGGAGCTGCCTGATGACAAGCCGCGCTATCTCATGGGTGTCGGTACCCCTGACGATATCCTGAAATCGGTGGCGCGCGGCATCGACATGTTCGATTGCGTCATGCCGACACGGGCCGGCCGGCACGGCCTTGCCTATACAAGGCGCGGCAAGGTCAATCTGCGCAACGCGCGCCATGCGGACGACCCGCGCCCGCTGGACGAGGAAAGCGACTGCCCGGCGGCGCGGGATTATTCGCGTGCCTATCTGCATCATCTCGTGCGCTCGCAGGAGGCGCTTGGCGCGATGCTGCTCACCTGGAACAATCTTTCCTACTACCAGAAGCTGATGCAGGACATCCGCGCCGGGATCGAGACCGGGAGCTTCGAGACGCGTGGGGCCGAGATCACGGAGGGCTGGGCGAGGGGCGACATCCCCGTCCTGTAA
- a CDS encoding DUF4864 domain-containing protein, translated as MRRAFFAFAVIPFIFISSAFAGDAEIKAGQAVIDGQLKALLANDGAKAYSFAAPNVKQVFPTVDAFMNMVTNGYPPVRKPQSYAFGKVEQTGPGSIVQQVLIVGPDGKDYEAVYTLQQQPDGTFQITGCSLRASNSLST; from the coding sequence ATGCGCCGCGCTTTTTTCGCATTCGCAGTCATTCCATTCATCTTCATATCCTCGGCCTTTGCCGGCGATGCCGAAATCAAGGCAGGCCAGGCTGTCATCGATGGTCAGTTGAAGGCCCTACTCGCTAATGATGGCGCCAAGGCCTACAGCTTCGCCGCCCCGAACGTGAAGCAGGTGTTCCCGACCGTCGATGCCTTCATGAACATGGTGACCAATGGCTACCCGCCGGTGCGCAAGCCACAGTCCTATGCCTTCGGCAAGGTCGAACAGACGGGCCCGGGTTCAATTGTACAGCAGGTGCTCATCGTCGGCCCCGACGGCAAGGACTACGAGGCCGTCTACACACTGCAGCAGCAGCCCGACGGCACGTTCCAGATTACAGGCTGCAGCTTGCGGGCGTCGAATTCGCTGAGCACTTGA
- a CDS encoding Lrp/AsnC family transcriptional regulator: protein MKAFFVQIKCELGKSYEVASALADAEIASEIYSTAGNYDLLAKFYVDDEEDVGHFVNEKVQILPGIKDTFTVVTFRAF from the coding sequence ATGAAGGCGTTTTTCGTGCAGATCAAATGCGAGCTGGGCAAATCCTATGAGGTTGCCAGCGCGCTTGCCGATGCCGAGATCGCCTCGGAGATTTACTCCACTGCCGGCAACTATGATCTGCTCGCCAAATTCTATGTCGACGATGAGGAAGATGTCGGCCACTTCGTCAACGAGAAGGTGCAGATTCTCCCCGGCATCAAGGACACGTTCACGGTCGTCACGTTTCGTGCCTTCTAG